A stretch of the Rosa rugosa chromosome 5, drRosRugo1.1, whole genome shotgun sequence genome encodes the following:
- the LOC133711603 gene encoding probable leucine-rich repeat receptor-like protein kinase At1g35710 → MRSLAFEKVCPLVYCLFLYVHLLSSQNYFPHFASASSTTEVEALLKWKARFLNQTSHNNQLKDWIYLPKTSNTNATNSSSNPKVNESPCIWAGISCNAAGSVTNITIASFGIQGTLHEFSFLSFPNLEYLDISVNNFFDVIPPQISSLSKLLHLDLSNNQFSGRIPPEIGLLRNLTFLYLHKNNLSDVIPPSLGNLKSLVNLSMSYNLLNGSIPASLSDLININRLYLGQNNLYGNIPKELGNLKSLVDLELSTNQLSGLIPTTLGDLTNLTTLYLHTNDLSGTIPKELGNLKSLVDLELSTNQLSGSIPKTLGDLTNLTTLYLHSNNLSGTIPKELGNLKSLVDLGLSTNQLSGSIPKTLGDLTNLTTLYLNSNNLSGTIPKELGNLKSLVSLMLSTNQFSGSIPTTFADLQSLEVLFLRDNQLSGSIPQNIGNIQKLTKLHLGINQFSGYLPQNICRGGSLTNFSAESNNLIGPILESLKTCTSLIRVHLEGNQLTGNISEHFGVYPNLNFIDLSRNKFYGELSQNWGLCPNFATLRIAGNNLTGSIPPEIGEATQIHVLDLSSNRLVGTIPKEFGRLTSMVKLILDGNQLSGRVPLELKSFTDLEYLDLSTNNFNDSIPSFVGDFVKLYYLNLSNNMFGQAHFPTSKHFKLLLEKHYKGTKACVATQHFCNPALLAKKRTLNSYF, encoded by the exons ATGAGATCTTTAGCTTTTGAAAAAGTATGCCCTCTAGTTTACTGCCTTTTTTTGTACGTTCACCTACTTTCATCACAAAACTACTTTCCACATTTTGCTTCTGCTAGTTCAACTACTGAAGTAGAGGCTCTTCTCAAATGGAAAGCCAGATTTCTAAATCAAACCTCCCATAATAACCAGCTCAAGGATTGGATTTACCTTCCCAAGACTTCTAATACAAATGCCACCAATTCTTCCAGCAACCCCAAGGTAAACGAAAGCCCATGCATTTGGGCTGGTATTTCATGCAATGCTGCTGGAAGTGTCACCAACATAACCATTGCCAGTTTCGGTATACAAGGTACGCTACATGAATTCTCATTCTTGTCCTTCCCCAATCTCGAATATCTTGATATCAGCGTCAATAATTTCTTTGATGTCATCCCACCTCAAATCAGTTCCCTTTCAAAACTCCTTCATCTTGACCTCTCTAATAACCAATTCTCCGGGAGAATTCCACCAGAAATTGGTCTTCTTAGAAATCTTACATTTCTCTATCTCCACAAAAATAATCTTTCTGATGTTATTCCTCCTTCGCTAGGGAATTTGAAATCGCTAGTGAATCTATCAATGAGTTATAATCTACTCAATGGTTCAATTCCAGCATCACTTAGTGATCTCATAAACATTAACAGGCTCTACCTCGGCCAAAATAACCTCTATGGCAACATTCCAAAAGAGTTAGGGAACCTGAAATCATTGGTCGATCTAGAGTTGAGCACCAATCAACTCAGTGGTTTAATTCCGACAACATTGGGTGATCTGACCAACCTTACCACTCTCTATCTCCATACAAATGACCTCTCTGGCACCATTCCAAAAGAGTTAGGGAACCTGAAATCTTTGGTGGATCTAGAGTTGAGCACCAATCAACTTAGTGGTTCAATTCCGAAAACATTGGGTGATCTGACCAACCTTACCACTCTCTATCTGCATTCAAATAATCTCTCTGGCACCATTCCAAAAGAGTTAGGGAATTTGAAATCCTTGGTGGATCTAGGGTTGAGCACCAATCAACTTAGTGGTTCAATTCCGAAAACATTGGGTGATCTGACCAACCTTACCACTCTCTATCTTAATTCAAATAATCTCTCTGGCACCATTCCAAAAGAGTTAGGGAATTTGAAATCCTTGGTGTCTCTAATGTTGAGCACCAATCAATTCAGTGGTTCAATTCCAACAACATTCGCTGACTTGCAATCCTTGGAAGTCCTTTTCCTTCGTGACAACCAACTTTCTGGCTCTATCCCTCAAAATATAGGAAATATCCAGAAGTTGACAAAATTGCACTTGGGTATAAACCAATTTTCTGGCTATTTGCCACAAAACATTTGTCGAGGTGGATCACTCACAAACTTTTCAGCAGAAAGCAACAATCTAATTGGTCCAATCTTAGAAAGCTTGAAAACCTGCACGAGCTTAATCAGAGTCCATCTTGAAGGGAACCAATTGACAGGTAACATCTCAGAACACTTCGGTGTTTATCCGAATCTGAATTTTATAGACTTGAGTCGCAATAAATTTTATGGTGAACTCTCACAAAATTGGGGACTGTGCCCAAATTTTGCAACTCTACGAATAGCCGGAAACAACCTTACTGGTTCTATACCACCTGAGATCGGAGAAGCAACCCAAATTCATGTGCTAGATCTTTCTTCAAATCGTTTGGTCGGGACGATTCCGAAGGAGTTTGGGAGATTGACTTCAATGGTGAAGCTGATATTGGATGGCAACCAACTTTCAGGTCGTGTCCCTTTAGAGTTAAAATCATTTACTGATCTAGAATATCTTGATCtatcaacaaacaatttcaatGATTCAATTCCAAGCTTTGTGGGTGACTTTGTCAAGTTATATTACTTGAATTTGAGCAACAACATGTTCGGTCAA GCCCACTTCCCAACATCAAAGCATTTCAAGCTGCTCCTCGAGAAGCATTACAAGGGAACAAAGGCTTGTGTGGCAACACAACATTTTTGCAACCCTGCACTTCTAGCCAAAAAAAGGACCCTAAACTCATACTTTTGA
- the LOC133711604 gene encoding MDIS1-interacting receptor like kinase 2-like → MYEEIVRATKDFDSMYCIGKGEHGTVYKVTLSNANTVAVKKLHLLCADDENLQKEFLNEIRALTEMRHRNIVKLYGFCSHRRHSFLVYEYLEKDSLATVLSKDEEAKELGWSKRVNILKGVAHALCYMHHECLPPIVHRDISSKNILLDSEYGAYVSDFGTAKFLNPNSANWTAVAGTYGYVAPELAYTMEVNEKCDVYSFGVVALEIVIGRHPADLLSSLSLGLSSSSTALPAHTMPVEDVLDQRISPPTHQVVGEVLSLMKIAFACLSSGPQSRPTMKQVSQQFETSFSTI, encoded by the exons ATGTATGAGGAAATCGTCAGGGCAACAAAAGATTTTGATTCTATGTATTGCATAGGGAAGGGAGAACATGGAACTGTCTACAAAGTAACTTTGTCAAATGCTAACACAGTAGCTGTGAAGAAACTCCATCTGTTATGCGCTGATGATGAGAATCTTCAAAAGGAATTCTTGAATGAAATCAGGGCACTAACTGAGATGCGACACCGAAATATTGTGAAGCTTTATGGTTTCTGTTCACATAGGCGACACTCATTTTTGGTGTATGAGTATCTTGAAAAGGATAGTTTGGCCACAGTGTTGAGCAAAGATGAGGAAGCTAAAGAACTAGGGTGGAGTAAAAGAGTGAATATTCTTAAAGGTGTAGCTCACGCCTTGTGTTACATGCACCATGAGTGCTTGCCACCAATTGTGCACCGGGACATATCGAGCAAGAATATTTTGCTGGATTCTGAATATGGGGCCTATGTTTCAGACTTTGGCACCGCTAAGTTCTTAAATCCAAACTCAGCTAATTGGACTGCCGTTGCAGGCACTTACGGATATGTTGCACCGG AGCTGGCGTATACAATGGAAGTAAATGAGAAGTGTGATGTTTATAGCTTTGGAGTGGTGGCATTGGAGATAGTTATAGGAAGACATCCTGCAGATCTTCTCTCATCTCTATCATTGGGGTTGTCGTCATCGTCAACTGCCTTACCAGCCCATACAATGCCAGTTGAGGATGTTTTGGACCAACGCATTTCCCCTCCAACACATCAGGTTGTAGGGGAAGTGCTCTCGCTTATGAAGATAGCATTTGCATGCCTGAGTTCCGGTCCTCAATCTCGTCCAACAATGAAACAAGTTTCTCAACAATTTGAAACAAGTTTCTCAACAATTTGA
- the LOC133711606 gene encoding MDIS1-interacting receptor like kinase 2-like: MNMHYLNLSNNKLSPGTPTKLGQLKLLSVLDLSHNSLSQEIPTEFCDLESLLTLNLSHNNLFGVVPQTFADLRGLEFVDISYNRLVGPIPENKAFQEAPIKALQGNQGLWQCYRRKKNCQKTDEEDMHPKEFELRSMSIFEGKLLYEEIVRATEDFDDAYCIGKGGTGSVYKAKLPSDDLVAVKKLHSTHCDGERSFEKEVLNEVMALTGIRHRNIVKLYGFCSHSRHSFLVYEYLERGSLFSILCNEEAAKELDWSKRVNIIKGVARGLSYMHSDVSPPIVHRDITSKNILLDAEYEACISDFGTAKLLELGASNWTAVVGTFGYVAPELAYTLKVTEKCDVYSFGVLALEVMNGKYPSDLIRSLLSQAEIREGNLPEDVWDDRLKPPTGSAGDEKKDWPFVFLASNIYIQVKNMVAYCF; encoded by the exons ATGAACATGCACTACCTGAACTTGAGCAACAACAAGTTGAGCCCAGGAACCCCAACTAAGTTGGGTCAGTTGAAGCTGCTGTCTGTGCTAGATTTGAGTCATAATTCTCTTAGTCAAGAGATACCAACGGAGTTTTGTGATTTGGAAAGCTTGTTGACACTGAATCTGTCCCACAATAACCTCTTTGGTGTAGTTCCCCAGACTTTTGCTGACCTTCGTGGCTTGGAGTTCGTCGACATATCATACAATCGATTAGTGGGTCCGATTCCAGAAAACAAAGCATTTCAAGAAGCTCCTATAAAAGCATTGCAAGGGAATCAAGGTCTGTGGCAATGCTACAG aagaaaaaagaattgtCAAAAAACAGATGAAGAGGACATGCATCCTAAAGAATTTGAACTTCGTTCAATGTCGATTTTTGAAGGAAAATTGTTGTATGAAGAAATTGTAAGAGCAACTGAGGATTTTGATGATGCTTATTGCATTGGGAAGGGAGGCACTGGAAGCGTTTACAAGGCAAAGCTTCCATCTGATGACTTGGTGGCTGTAAAGAAACTCCACAGTACTCACTGTGATGGTGAGAGGAGCTTTGAAAAGGAGGTCTTAAACGAGGTGATGGCATTGACTGGGATACGCCACAGAAACATAGTGAAACTTTATGGCTTCTGTTCACATTCACGACACTCATTTTTGGTTTATGAGTACCTTGAAAGGGGCAGCTTGTTCTCAATCTTGTGCAATGAAGAAGCAGCCAAGGAATTGGATTGGAGCAAGAGGGTGAATATCATCAAAGGTGTGGCTCGTGGCTTATCATACATGCACTCTGATGTATCACCACCAATTGTTCATCGAGACATAACCAGCAAGAACATTTTGCTAGATGCCGAGTATGAGGCTTGCATTTCAGACTTTGGCACTGCTAAGCTGCTAGAACTCGGTGCATCTAACTGGACTGCTGTGGTAGGCACATTCGGATATGTAGCACCAG AGCTTGCTTATACATTGAAGGTGACTGAGAAATGTGATGTGTACAGCTTTGGAGTATTGGCACTCGAAGTGATGAATGGGAAGTACCCGAGTGATCTAATCAGGTCTTTGTTGTCACAAGCTGAAATCAGAGAAGGAAATTTGCCTGAAGATGTGTGGGATGACCGGCTTAAACCTCCCACGG GTTCAGCTGGAGACGAGAAGAAGGATTGGCCTTTTGTATTTCTGGCAAGTAACATATATATTCAAGTCAAAAATATGGTTGCTTATTGTTTTTGA
- the LOC133711607 gene encoding uncharacterized protein LOC133711607 codes for MVKLKGPGAKPPSPPHVSGELSHLEFELQVHRDETSARLDEMQATLHANFQDSMASSFANFKSVLLDEMRQLQLAQQGGTAVPQPDGTVQFGSIPSPVLQHISPPISDATSSGMARSEGTAHNPALNFHTNDVLLGFASESTTNTVGSTNPVSSHSDMHMVKLDDKINPNGKPSVEGAKPLEGGGLVPQFAGHSMGSHAQFGAIQYPSFGSQPFNTCSGTSYANMSQPFFTNSHHPSPSRIDHDPFMMTYSGPYTATMLTMSASTAPTTSSLAASQYTQAKHVSQSTMAIPTFATATTTHIVTPPYGSQFTMNPPSSQPYPFHIFPPNMYHTMPYLTPYPSQMPHVDPNLPTMKQMRLEFSVFSGGDPVEWLNKAEQYFEFYQIPEERKLSIATMHLSDKASDRWYMFRHEFPHTWQGLADLLMREFSGYNRSEYQAALARMSQTGSMENYKEQFTKLSRRAPGFPPEVLLSCFIGGLKEDIRVDVQAQKPRTLYEACELARVYETRNESHRHFARSSNHPRPTSGFHSTTPPKVPNQGQRFQNHSTARTMHAPTPHGGRRLSQAEYQDRRAKNQCFFCEEPYKPGHNCRKGQLMIMEVTQDEEDLLSVEESLDQEVPPITDIEEPLIRLHVIGDGSSSPATMQLKGLFNNKIVHVLIDSGATHNFIHPQLLKNTKVQVHQLSPLNVILASGAKMKTRGEVNIELQLQQFTFADNFYVLPVTGCEIVLGAGWLRSLGDILWNFDSMKMRFCVQGSEFLLQGETKTKATVISCKAMTRLLRKEKEAMLVQLQPALMHNVVACPHPRLQALISKYEDLFNVPTTLPPARPQDHKIELLPNTPPVSVRPYGYPHFQKAEIEKIVQELLDNGVIKPSVSPFSSPVLLVKKKDGTWRMCVDYRSLNSVTVKDKYPIPMVDELLDEVHGSTIFTKLDLRSGYHQIRMDAAAVSKTAFRTHNGHYEFLVMPFGLTNAPSTFQSVMNDVLRDYLRKFALVFFDDILVYSPTLESHLEHLEKVFQKLQQHSLQIKKSKCSFGVSSVEYLGHIISALGVSVDPAKIECIRTWTKPKTVKGLRGFLGLAGYYRKYVRNFGIIAKPLTDMLKLGGFQWTAASETAFEALKEALMNTPVLALPDFTKKFVIECDASGIGIGAILSQEGHPIAYLSKALAPRHVALSVYDKEMLAVVYAVQQWRPYLLGRHFSIYTDHRTIQYFLEQKISTPTQQKWLLKLAGYDYSIHYKAGKNNSAPDALSRKEELSNRESEPISKYGSLNTSTGISSPVHSFVSEIQAACLVDPEARDIIQQVTQNVNALPHYSITNSQLMYKGKIFVPTHDNWRDKILAEFHNGLNGGHAGRQRTFKRITRSFAWPGLHKDVKTFVACCHICQQNHYETINPPGLLQPNVIPEQAWTNISMDFIEGLPSSAGKTVIMVVIDRFTKYAHFIALNHPYTAAIVVQHFITGVFKLHGMPKSIISDRDPVFLSAFWEAFFQAQGTSLNKSSAYHPQTDGQTENLNRTLEQYLRCVVGEKPHSWVTALPWAEYWYNTAHHSAIGMTPFQALYGYEPPTITLYSPGSTAVEAVDQQLQTRDELLAVLKRNLQVAQARMKQFYDKKHTERVFAEGDWVYLKLQPYRQQSVERRSVPKLAPRYYGPYQVEKRIGSVAYKLKLPPSARVHPVFHVSLLKKKIGDAAVVSAHLPPNVDPHNPRWYPAAILDRRMFKKGNAPVTKWLIQWLGSSVEEATWEEADELLQRFPDFQA; via the coding sequence ATGGTCAAACTCAAGGGCCCGGGAGCGAAACCCCCTTCGCCGCCGCATGTTTCCGGTGAACTCTCCCACTTGGAGTTTGAGCTCCAGGTTCATCGAGACGAGACCTCTGCTCGTCTGGACGAAATGCAGGCGACTCTCCACGCCAATTTCCAGGATTCCATGGCTTCCTCCTTTGCTAACTTCAAGTCGGTGCTCTTGGACGAGATGCGTCAGCTACAGCTTGCACAGCAGGGTGGCACTGCTGTGCCTCAGCCGGATGGCACGGTCCAATTCGGTTCGATTCCGTCACCGGTGCTTCAACATATATCACCGCCGATCTCGGACGCTACTTCTTCTGGAATGGCCAGATCTGAGGGTACTGCTCATAACCCAGCTCTAAATTTTCATACTAATGATGTACTACTTGGATTTGCTAGTGAATCTACCACTAACACTGTTGGATCTACTAATCCTGTGAGCTCACACTCTGATATGCACATGGTTAAGTTGGATGATAAGATAAACCCTAATGGTAAGCCATCGGTGGAGGGCGCCAAGCCTCTTGAGGGTGGCGGTCTTGTGCCTCAGTTTGCAGGTCATTCTATGGGTTCCCATGCCCAATTCGGTGCTATCCAGTACCCTAGTTTCGGCTCACAACCCTTTAACACCTGTTCTGGCACCTCCTATGCCAATATGAGCCAACCATTTTTTACCAACTCCCATCACCCCAGTCCATCACGGATTGATCATGATCCTTTCATGATGACTTATTCCGGTCCTTACACAGCCACCATGCTCACCATGTCAGCAAGCACTGCCCCTACTACATCATCCCTTGCAGCATCCCAGTACACTCAAGCCAAACATGTTTCCCAGAGCACCATGGCTATTCCCACTTTCGCTACTGCAACCACAACTCACATTGTTACTCCTCCCTATGGCTCTCAGTTTACTATGAATCCTCCATCATCTCAACCATACCCTTTCCACATTTTCCCTCCAAACATGTATCACACCATGCCTTACCTGACACCTTACCCATCACAAATGCCTCATGTGGATCCCAACCTCCCAACTATGAAGCAGATGCGGCTGGAATTCAGTGTGTTTAGTGGAGGGGATCCGGTTGAATGGTTAAACAAGGCTGAACAGTACTTTGAGTTCTATCAAATTCCGGAGGAAAGAAAACTGTCAATAGCTACCATGCATCTGTCCGACAAGGCCTCGGATCGATGGTATATGTTCCGGCACGAGTTTCCCCATACTTGGCAAGGGTTGGCAGACCTACTCATGAGGGAATTTAGTGGATACAATCGGTCAGAGTATCAGGCAGCTTTGGCAAGAATGTCACAAACCGGCAGTATGGAGAACTACAAGGAACAATTCACCAAGTTATCAAGGAGAGCCCCTGGCTTTCCTCCTGAGGTGTTACTATCTTGCTTCATAGGGGGACTCAAGGAGGACATCCGGGTAGATGTTCAAGCCCAAAAGCCTCGGACACTATACGAGGCTTGTGAATTAGCCCGAGTATATGAGACCAGGAATGAAAGTCATAGGCACTTTGCTAGGTCGTCTAACCATCCCAGGCCTACTAGTGGTTTCCATTCTACTACGCCGCCGAAAGTTCCAAACCAGGGTCAACGGTTTCAAAACCATTCTACTGCAAGAACTATGCATGCTCCAACTCCTCATGGGGGCAGACGGTTATCCCAAGCTGAATACCAAGATCGGCGAGCCAAGAATCAGTGCTTCTTTTGTGAAGAGCCCTATAAACCAGGACATAATTGCCGGAAGGGCCAGTTGATGATTATGGAGGTCACACAAGATGAGGAGGACTTGTTGAGTGTAGAAGAGTCCCTCGATCAAGAGGTCCCTCCAATCACTGATATTGAGGAACCACTGATCCGGTTACATGTCATAGGAGATGGCAGCTCTAGTCCAGCGACAATGCAATTAAAAGGGCTGTTCAATAACAAGATTGTTCATGTGCTCATTGATTCGGGAGCAACACACAACTTCATTCATCCACAGTTATTGAAGAATACGAAAGTACAAGTTCACCAACTTTCACCACTCAATGTCATcctggcaagtggtgcaaagATGAAAACCCGAGGTGAAGTCAACATAGAGCTTCAATTGCAGCAATTCACATTTGCAGACAATTTTTATGTTTTGCCTGTAACAGGTTGTGAAATAGTGCTCGGAGCTGGCTGGTTACGATCACTTGGGGACATTTTATGGAATTTTGACTCAATGAAGATGCGATTCTGTGTTCAGGGGAGTGAGTTTTTGTTGCAGGGTGAAACCAAGACCAAGGCTACTGTTATAAGCTGTAAAGCCATGACCAGATTACTCCGTAAGGAGAAGGAAGCCATGCTTGTCCAGTTGCAACCTGCTCTCATGCACAATGTTGTTGCATGTCCCCATCCTCGGCTACAAGCCTTGATCAGTAAGTATGAGGATTTGTTCAATGTCCCAACCACTTTACCACCTGCTCGGCCTCAAGATCATAAAATCGAATTGTTGCCTAACACTCCACCTGTTAGTGTGAGGCCTTACGGATATCCTCACTTTCAGAAGGCTGAAATTGAAAAGATTGTCCAAGAACTGTTGGACAATGGTGTCATCAAGCCAAGTGTGAGTCCCTTCTCCTCTCCTGTACTTTTGGTCAAGAAGAAAGACGGTACTTGGCGGATGTGTGTGGATTATAGATCACTTAATTCTGTTACTGTTAAAGACAAGTACCCTATTCCGATGGTTGATGAGCTCTTAGATGAAGTTCACGGTTCTACTATATTCACCAAGCTGGACCTACGGTCAGGGTATCATCAAATCAGAATGGATGCTGCAGCTGTGAGTAAAACTGCTTTTCGAACTCATAATGGCCATTATGAATTCCTGGTTATGCCATTTGGGCTCACCAACGCCCCATCCACTTTTCAGTCTGTGATGAATGATGTGTTACGTGATTATCTGCGAAAGTTTGCTCTTGTATTTTTTGACGATATTTTGGTGTATAGCCCTACATTGGAGTCCCATCTGGAGCATTTGGAGAAGGTCTTTCAAAAGCTTCAGCAGCATTCCTTGCAGATTAAGAAGAGCAAGTGCAGTTTTGGAGTTTCTTCTGTTGAATATCTGGGACATATCATTAGTGCCTTAGGTGTTTCAGTGGATCCTGCAAAGATTGAATGCATCAGGACATGGACCAAACCCAAAACAGTCAAGGGATTAAGAGGCTTCTTGGGACTGGCTGGATACTATCGGAAGTATGTACGCAACTTTGGCATTATAGCAAAACCACTTACTGACATGTTGAAGTTGGGAGGATTTCAATGGACAGCAGCTTCTGAAACAGCGTTTGAAGCTCTTAAGGAGGCACTTATGAATACACCAGTGTTGGCTTTACCTGATTTCACTAAAAAGTTTGTCATAGAATGCGATGCTTCCGGTATAGGGATCGGAGCTATTCTATCTCAAGAAGGTCACCCTATAGCCTATTTGAGCAAGGCTTTAGCACCTCGACATGTAGCTCTCTCAGTGTACGACAAGGAAATGTTGGCCGTTGTCTACGCCGTACAACAGTGGAGACCTTATCTATTGGGCAGACATTTCAGTATTTACACTGATCATCGAACTATTCAGTATTTCTTGGAGCAGAAGATATCTACCCCTACTCAACAAAAGTGGCTGCTGAAACTTGCAGGATATGACTACTCCATCCACTATAAAGCTGGGAAAAATAACTCTGCCCCGGATGCCCTATCTAGGAAGGAGGAATTAAGCAACAGGGAGTCGGAACCCATTTCCAAGTACGGCTCGCTGAACACAAGCACTGGTATTTCTTCTCCTGTCCATAGCTTTGTGAGTGAGATCCAGGCTGCTTGTTTAGTGGATCCGGAGGCGAGAGACATTATTCAACAGGTCACTCAAAATGTTAATGCTCTCCCCCATTATTCGATCACCAACTCGCAGCTAATGTACAAGGGTAAGATCTTTGTTCCCACCCATGACAACTGGAGGGATAAGATCCTAGCTGAATTTCATAATGGTTTGAATGGAGGGCATGCTGGCCGGCAGAGAACGTTCAAAAGGATTACTAGGTCCTTTGCTTGGCCGGGACTGCATAAGGATGTCAAGACCTTTGTGGCTTGCTGCCATATATGTCAACAAAATCACTATGAAACCATCAATCCCCCAGGTCTATTACAACCCAATGTGATCCCTGAGCAGGCTTGGACAAATATTTCTATGGATTTCATTGAGGGTTTACCAAGCTCTGCAGGCAAGACAGTGATTATGGTGGTTATCGACAGGTTCACTAAGTATGCGCACTTCATTGCATTAAACCATCCTTATACAGCTGCCATCGTAGTTCAACACTTCATCACTGGAGTTTTCAAATTACATGGAATGCCAAAATCAATTATATCCGACCGAGATCCAGTGTTCTTAAGTGCTTTCTGGGAGGCATTCTTTCAAGCTCAAGGTACCAGTCTCAATAAGAGTTCAGCCTATCATCCACAAACAGATGGACAGACGGAAAACCTCAATCGAACTTTGGAGCAGTACTTGCGATGTGTAGTTGGTGAGAAACCTCATTCATGGGTGACTGCACTACCTTGGGCTGAATATTGGTACAATACTGCTCACCACTCGGCCATTGGCATGACTCCCTTCCAAGCGTTGTATGGCTATGAACCTCCTACCATCACACTCTATTCTCCAGGGTCAACCGCGGTAGAAGCAGTGGATCAGCAATTGCAAACAAGAGATGAACTGCTGGCTGTGCTCAAGAGAAATTTGCAAGTGGCTCAGGCTCGGATGAAACAGTTCTACGATAAGAAACATACTGAACGGGTTTTTGCAGAAGGAGATTGGGTATATCTCAAGTTACAACCCTATAGACAACAATCGGTGGAGAGAAGGTCTGTCCCTAAACTAGCTCCTCGTTACTATGGACCCTATCAGGTCGAAAAACGGATTGGATCAGTTGCATACAAGTTGAAGCTGCCACCTTCTGCTCGAGTACACCCGGTGTTCCATGTGTCTctgttaaaaaagaaaattggtgATGCAGCTGTGGTTTCCGCTCACCTGCCCCCAAATGTGGATCCCCATAACCCCAGATGGTACCCCGCTGCAATACTTGACCGAAGAATGTTTAAAAAGGGGAATGCTCCAGTTACCAAGTGGCTCATCCAGTGGTTAGGGTCATCAGTTGAGGAGGCAACGTGGGAGGAGGCTGATGAGCTACTACAGCGTTTTCCAGATTTCCAAGCTTGA
- the LOC133711608 gene encoding uncharacterized protein LOC133711608, producing MDRSWIQLPTRGKREYINGVKQFMNFAIAHMKPGSDLIPCPCMDCNNFRKYSPDQVEDHLYANGMAKDYTKWTNHGENDDDFELEDDILESENEEDVDDVVEMLNDFQAHDDRESQEHVPIMEENKFRRLMRDAEQKLCPGCRKFSKLSFTVKLLHLKIMFCGSNKFFSALLELVKEALPDGNTCPRSHYESKKIIRDLGLSYDKIHACKNDCVLFWEEYEDKLECPICQEPRYSFDNGKKKIPQKILRYFPLTPRLQRLFISKKTAVDMKWHKDKRPDDEYMRHPADSQVWKDFDLKHESFAMDSRNVRLGLSTDGFNPFGNLSTSYSMWPVFLVPYNLQPWKCIKDPYFMMSLLIPGPRAPGNDIDVFLQSYCSQNVKNGHIRSQET from the exons ATGGATAGAAGTTGGATTCAGTTACCCACTAGGGGAAAGAGAGAATATATCAATGGGGTGAAACAATTCATGAATTTCGCAATTGCTCACATGAAGCCAGGGTCTGATTTGATACCTTGTCCGTGCATGGATTGCAATAATTTTCGTAAATATAGCCCAGACCAAGTTGAGGATCATTTATATGCAAATGGAATGGCTAAGGATTACACTAAGTGGACAAATcatggagaaaatgatgatgaTTTTGAACTAGAAGATGATATTTTGGAATCTGAAAATGAAGAGGATGTTGATGATGTTGTTGAAATGTTAAATGATTTCCAAGCTCATGATGATAGGGAATCTCAAGAACATGTCCCTATTATGGAAGAAAATAAGTTTAGACGATTGATGAGGGATGCAGAGCAAAAATTATGTCCTGGTTGTCGAAAATTCTCTAAATTATCCTTCACTGTAAAGCTGCTTCATTTAAAGATAATGTTTTGTGGTAGCAACAAGTTCTTTTCAGCGTTGCTTGAGTTAGTGAAAGAGGCATTACCTGATGGAAATACATGTCCTAGATCTCATTATGAATCAAAGAAGATTATACGAGACTTGGGTCTTAGTTATGACAAGATCCATGCATGTAAAAATGATTGTGTACTCTTTTGGGAGGAGTATGAAGATAAATTGGAGTGTCCAATATGTCAGGAACCTAGGTACTCTTTTGATAATGGCAAGAAGAAGATTCCCCAGAAAATCTTGAGATACTTTCCCTTAACTCCAAGGCTGCAAAGATTGTTTATATCAAAGAAAACAGCTGTAGATATGAAATGGCACAAGGATAAACGACCAGATGATGAGTATATGAGGCATCCTGCTGATTCTCAAGTGTGGAAGGACTTTGATCTAAAGCATGAGTCATTTGCCATGGATTCTCGCAATGTTAGGCTTGGATTATCAACTGATGGTTTTAATCCATTTGGTAATTTAAGTACCTCTTATAGCATGTGGCCTGTTTTTCTTGTTCCATACAATCTTCAGCCGTGGAAATGCATAAAAGATCCATACTTCATGATGTCATTGCTTATTCCTGGACCAAGAGCTCCTGGAAATGACATTGACGTGTTTCTACAAtc atactgttcacaaaatgtCAAGAATGGTCATATTCGTAGTCAAGAAACTTGA